CCGGGGCGCCGTTCCCACAGCCGGGGGCCGAGCGCCAGGGTGGGCAGCTGTCCGGGACGGGGGTGGTCCCACTCGACGGCGGCCCGCTGCTCGGCGGCGGCGGTCCGGGCCTGGCGGCGCAGCTGGGCGAGGTAGCGCAGGTAGTCGCGGCGTTCGGCGCGGATCCGGCGCTTGCGCTCGCCGCCGGCCCGGCCGAGCTGGCCGAGCGTCATGCTGGCCATGGCGACGCCCATCATCCCGGACATCAGGTAGGTGCTCGGGGATCCGTCGGAGGTCGAGAACATCAGCACCATGGCGGTGGTGCCCAGGCCCATCGGCAGGTACAGCAGGACCGATCCGAGGTCGGCCGCGGCCGGCTCGCCGAGCACCGGGGGCTCGGCGAGCTCGACCCGGCCCGAGGGCAGGGGAGGTCCCTCGGCTCGCGGGGAGCGCCGCACGGTCGCGGGCTCCGGGGTCAACGCTCCGGTGGGTAGTGGCGCCATCACTCCGTGGAGGCTAGGCCCGCCGGGAGCGGCCGGACGGCCCCCGGGGCCGCCGCTGCCCGATCGCCCACCGGCCGCTGCCCGGCCGCCCGGCGGCCGGCCGGCGGGTGCGGGCCCGACGGCCTGACCGTCCATCAGGCCGCCGCTCATATCAGGCCCGCCCGCAGCGCGTACGCCACCGCGTGCGCCCGGTTGCGCAGGCCCAGGCGGCTCATCGCGCTGTGGATGATGTTCTTGATCGTCCGCTCCGAGTAGTTGAGCCGCTCGGCGATCGCGGCCGTCTCCATCCCGTCCGCGAGCAGCCGGATCACCGCGACCTCGCGGACCTCCAGCGGGGTGGTGGTCAGGCCCTGCGGCGCCAGCACGTCCAGCTGGATCGCCCGCACCCACTCGACCAGCCAGGCGATGCCGTGGCCGGGCAGCTGGGCGTGCCCGCCCGCGGCCCCCACCACCGCGCGCAGCAGCTGCTCGGGGGCGGCGTCGCGGCGCGGGATCACGCTGGTCACGCCGTAGTTCACGGCCCGTACCAGGTGCTGCTCGCGGACCACGTCCCCGACGATCACCATCCGCAGCGCCGGGTTGGCCGCCTCCCGGGCCCTGCGCTCCAGGCAGACCAGGGTGTCCTCGGTGACCTCGTCGGTCAGCACCAGCAGCACGTCGGCCTCGGCCGAGCGCGTCGCGGGCAGCAGGCTCACCCGGGGCGAGGGACGGAGCATGGCGGCGACCCCGGCGCCCGAGATCGGGTCGCCCGACAGCACGGCCACAGAGACGGTGTCCAAGGGAATCTCCAGCGAGTCGAAACGAGCGGGAGACCTCCGGCCGACGCCGGACGGCAGCACTCCGCAGCCATGCCCCCCGTCCCGGCCGCACCGGCCGCCCACCGCCGGTCTGCAGTCCCCGGCCGTCCCCGCTGCGGGAGGGCCCGGCGCCCACGGCCCCGGTGGGCCGCGCGCCGACGCGGCCGGACGCCGGGGATGAGGGTGCGCGCTCCGGCCCGCCCGCGTGGTGGCGGGCGGACCGGCGGAGCGGCGCATCACCCCGACGTGCCCGGAGCATGGTCCGTCCGGGCAGACCTCACGTTAGGAGGGAGCGGGCGGCGGGCGCATGACGGTAGGGACCGAAAGATCCGGGCGTGCGGGCCGAAGGACCGCCACCGGGGGCGGCCGGCGGAAGCCGGACATCCTGGCACGGCCCGCCGCCGGTCGCCAGGGGCTGCCGCGGGTTCCGGCCCGGGCGGACCCGTGTTCCGGGGGCGCGCGGGCCACCGAACCGGTCGACAGGGCGGGGCCGGATGGCGCAGAGTCACGCCATGGCCGATTCGTTTCTCCCGGCGCTGCCGCCCCCGTACCGGTGCCGTCCCGCGACCGCCGCCGACGCCCGCGCCGAGGCGGACCTGCTCGCCGCCTGCGAACCCGCGCCGCCGGAGCGGGCCGGGAGCGTCGACGCCGGACCGGTCACCTCGTTCGGTCCCGGCCCCGGCCCCGACACGCTCCTGGTCCACGACCCCGCCGGCCGGCTCGCCGCCCGCGCCCGGGTCAGCGGCGGCCGCCGCTGCACGGTGCACGTCCACCCCGCCCACCGCGGCCGGGGGCTGGGCGGCGCCCTGCTCGACTGGGCCGAGACACGGGCCCGGCAGGCGGGCGGCGACCGGCTCGGGCAGACCGTCCCGGACGAGGACCTCCCGGCGGTGGCACTGCTGCGCTCCCGCGGCTACGAGCCGTTCGTCACCCAGTGGCTGCTGGAGATCGCCCTGCCCGCCGGGCACCCCGTCCCCGCCCCTCCCGCCGGGATCGCGGTCCGGGGCTTCCGGCCCGGCGACGAGCGGGACGTGCACCGGCTCACCGAGGACGCCTTCGCCGCCTGGCAGTCCCGGCGCAAGCCGTACGAGGAGTGGGCCCGGCTCACCGTCGAGCGGGACGCCTTCGCACCGGACCTCTCGCCGCTGGCCCTCGCGGACGGCCGGCCCGTGGGCGCGGTCCTCGCCCTGCGGCACCCGGACAGCGGCGAGGGCCACATCGACCGCGTCGCCGTCCGGCCCGACCACCGCAGCCGCGGCATCGCCGGCCTCCTGCTCCGCGAGGCGTTCCGCCGCTTCCACCACCAGGGCCTGAGCACCGCCACCCTCTTCACCCACTCGGCGACCGGCGCCCTCCCCCTCTACCGCCACCTCGGCATGACCGTCCGCCACAGCTCCACCGTCTACGGCAAGGCCCTGCGCGGCTGACGGTCGCCACCGCCGGTCCCGGGGCGCGATAGCGTGGCGGCCGTGGACGACACCCCTCCCGCCCTTGAACTCGCCCGGCCGGTCCGCGGGGTGGAGGTGCTGTCCCGGCAGACCCTCGGTGCCTGCGCGCCGACCTTCGGCCGGGTGGAGCTGGACTTCGAACCGCTGCCCCCGGGCGGGGTCCCGCGCGTCGAACTCGCCTGCACCGCCCACCCGGAGCCCGACCCCGCGTACGAGGCCGCGCTGGCCCGCGGCGTGCTCCGGGAGCTGTCCGGCAGGGGGACCCGGGATCCGGAGGCTCGGCGCGGTGTGCCGGTCCGGGCGCTGGTCCTGGTCCGCTCCCTGCGCTGGCACTGGACGGACTCCTGCGAGCGGGTCTTCGACCGGCTGGGCGCCCTCGCCGTCCGCGAGGCCCTCGCCTGCGGGGCCGAGGACCGGTCTCCCCGGCTCGTGGTGACCCGGGTCCGGCTGTAGTACGGCTGAAGTTCGCTCGCAGCCCGGGCCAACCGCCGCGGTCAGGACTTGACGAACTCCAGCAGGTCCGCGTTCAGCTGGTCCCGGTGGGTGACGAACAGCCCGTGCCCGGCGGTGGGGTACTCGCGGTAGTCCGCGCCGGGGATCAGCTCCGCGGTCCGGCGGCCGGTCACCGCGGGCGGGGCCCCGAAGTCGGCGCCGCCGTGCACCACCAGCGCGGGCACGGAGATCCGCCGCAGCCCGTCCCGGTGGTCGGTGTGGAAGGAGGAGGCCAGCAGCTGGGCGGTGGCCCACGGGGAGGCGGACATGCACTGCCGCAGGGTCCAGTCGACCAGCGCCTCGGAGACCCGGTTCTTCAGGTGGGTGGCGTACCAGGCCTGGGCCTGCCGGGTGAACCACTGGGGCCGGTCGGTGCGGAAGTCGTCCAGGGTGTCCTGCAGCACGGCCTCCGGCACGCCCTCCGGGTTGTCCTCGGTGAGCTTGAGGAACGGCAGCACCGCCGACACGAACGCCACCCGCGCGATCCGCTCCTCGCCGTGCCGGGAGAGGTACCGGGCGACCTCGGCGCCGCCGATGGAGTGGCCGACCAGGGTGACCTCGCGCAGGTCGAGGTGGTCCAGCAGCGCCGCCAGGTCGTCGGCCGAGGTGTCCAGGTCGTACCCGGTGGACGGCCGCTCGGACCGGCCGTGCCCGCGCCGGTCCAGGGTGACGCAGCGGTGACCCCGGTCCGTGAAGTACGGGATCTGGTACTCCCACATGTCGGAGTTGAGCGCCCAGCTCGGGACGAACACGATCGCCGGACCCCGGCCGTAGTCCTCGTAGGCGAGCCTGGTCCCGTCCGCGGTCTCGAAGAACATCCGCCGTCCCCCTTCTCGTTCGCCCCCGCACCGTGCGGCGACGAACGACAGTCTCACCCGATCGACCGGCCACCGCGATGACTTCACTGGTCATGTCCCGAAGTCCCGTGCACCCGGGCGCCGTTCACCCGTCGGTACCGGCGCCGTCGGCGTACCCGCCCACCAGGCGGAACCGGGTTCGGCATCCGCGGCGACGAGCCGCCCGAGAAGGCCGGCGCCGCCACCATGAACGGCCGCTCCACCCTGCGCGTACACACGGGCAGCCCGAACGCCGGCACCGACCTGTACATCGCCACCGAGGGCAAGCCCTTTCCCGTGAAGCTCACGCGCCCGGTCGGGCCGACGGCCGGCACCGCGTCCTTCAGCGACTTCGACGCGCCGGTGACCGTCACCGAGCCGCCCGCCGACCAGGTGGTCGACCTCGCCGCCGTCGGCAAGCCGGCCACCACCTGACCGGCGCGGGCCGGGCACGGGTCCCTCCCCCGGTGGGGCCGTTCGGGGGAGGGGCGGCATGTCGGCGCGGCCGGTGGCGGGGCCGCGCCGAGACTGGGCGCGACCCGTGACCGCGACCGTCAGCCGTCCTGGAGCGCCCCCATGACCCGCCGGACCGTGTCCGCCGTCCGTCTGCTCGCCGGCACCGCCGCCCTCGCCACCCTCCTGTCCGCCACCGGCTGCGGCTCCGACCCCGCACCCACCATCGCCCTGCCGTCCGGAGCCAGCATCGCCTGCGCCGGGTCCGGCCAGTTGCTCGGCGCCGGATCCACCGCTCAGGCCAACGCCGTCGACATCTGGAAGACCACCTTCAGCGCCGCCTGCCCGAACGTCATCGTCACCTACGGCGGAGGCGGATCGGGCGCCGGCGTCCAGCAGTTCATCCAGGGCAAGGTCGCCTTCGCCGGCTCCGACGCCCCGCTCAAGCCCGAGGAGATCACCGCCACCGCCCAGGCCTGCCCCGGCGGCCACGGCGTCGACCTGCCGATGGCGGCCGGCCTGATCTCCCTCGCCTACAACCTCGACGGGGTCGACCACCTCGTCCTCGACGCCCCCACCATCTCGAAGATCTTCAACGGCCAGATCACGGACTGGAACGACCCCGCCATCACCGCCCTCAACCCCGGCACCACCCTGCCCGCCACCGGCATCCAGAGCTTCCACCGCTCCGACGACTCCGGCACCACCGCCAACCTCACCGCCTACCTCGCCGCCGCCTCCGCCGGCGCCTGGCCGTACCCGCCGAGCAAGACCTGGGCGGGCAGGGGCGGGCAGTCTGCCAACGGCTCGGCCGGCGTCGCCGCCCAGGTCAAGCAGGTCAAGGGGTCCATCGGCTACATGGAGCTGTCCTTCGCCCAGAGCAACGGCCTCAGGAGCGCCGCCATCGCCACCGGCGCCCCGCAGCCCGCGGACGCCACCGCCGCCAACGCCGCGACCACCTTCGCCGGATCCACGGTGGCCGGGACCGGCAGCGACCTCGCCCTCAAGCTCGACTACACCACCGAGCGGCCCGGTGCCTACCCCATCGTCCTGGTCACCTACGAGATCGTCTGCGACAAGGGCAACCGGGCTTCCACGCTCGACGCCCTCAAGGCCTTCCTCACGTACACCATCAGCGCCCCGGGCCAGCAGGCCATCGGCACCGTCGGCTACGTCCCCCTCCCCCAGGAGGTCGCCTCCAAGGTCCAGGCCGTGATCCCCACCCTGTCCTGACCACCCGCCCGGGGCGTCCACGCGGGGGCGTCGCGGGCGGGGCTCAGCCGAGCGAGAGGCCGCGCGCTTCCAGGGCCTCCGGGAGGCGTCCGAGCGCCTTGGGGCCCATGCCGTGCAGCTTCTTCAGTTCGGCGGCCGGCACCCCCGCCAGCTCGCTCAGCCGGGTGTAGCCGGCCTGGGCGAGCGCCCGGGTCGCCGGGGCGCCGATGCCCGTGGGGAGGCCGTCCTGATGCTCCGCGTCCATGCCGCCGATCCTGCCCGACCGGCGGGCGATCCACCGCCCTGACACCCCGCGAGCCCGGCACCCCGACCCGCGCGCGGCTCAGCCCTCCGCGTCCTCGACCAGGCCGCAGGCGTGGGGGAAGGAGCGCAGGTACGCGCGCCGCGCCGGATCCGGCTCCGCCACGGCCGCCTCGTCCAGGACCCGCAGGAACCGGTCTCGCTGCTCCTCCGGCAGGCGGAGCAGCACCCAGCTCACGTGTTCCGCGATCCGGACCGCGGCGTCGGGGTCGACCTCGTCGTCCTCGCACTCGTCCAGGAACCGGACGAGGTCGACCACCAGCCCGGCGAGGACCGGCACCAGCGGGTCCTCGCCACCGTGCCCGGAGCCGGCGGCGTCCATCGCGGCCGTCATCCGGCCAGCTGGTCGAGGAGTTCCCGGCCGGCGGGCCAGTCGCCCAGTCCGGAGGCGGAGTTGAGGTGGCCGTACGGGCCCGCCAGGACGAACCGGGCGCCCCAGGCGTCGGCGAACTCCTGCGAGCGCTCCACCGTGCACCAGGGGTCGTCCGAGCCGGCGACCACGACGGAGGGGAACGGCAGCGGGTTCAGCGGGACCGGGCAGAAGTCGTCCAGGACGGCCACCCCGGCGCGCTCGATGTCCGCGGGTGCCACCAGGAGCGCGCCGGCCACCTTCGCGCCCGCCCGCTCGGCCGCCCAGTGCGCCGCCAGGATGCAGCCGAGGCTGTGCGCGACCAGCACCACCGGGTCCGTACGGGAGGCCAGTTCGCGGTCGAGCGCGTCCAGCCAGTCGCCCAGCACCGGGTGGTCCCAGTCCGCCTGCTCCACCCGCCGGAACGCCGGGTCGGCCGCCTCCCAGCGGCTCTGCCAGTGCTCCGGACCGGAACCCTCGTAGCCGGGCAGGACGAGGAAGCGGGGCGATACGGTCATGGCGGGCGATCCCTCCCGAGGCGCGACGAACGCCCCGATCCTACGGGCTGCCGCCGTACCGGCCCGGGCCCGGCCGACCTGCGTGGAACCGACGCGGCCTGCGTGCTCCGCCCGGTCTCCGGGGGACCCGCCGGACCTGTCGGGCGCCCGGGTGCCGGTGCTACGGTCGCGGCATGTCCAAGACCGAGATCGACGCCCTCACCGCCGAGTTCTTCGGCGCCTTCGACAACCGCGGCGGCCGGCCCGCCGACGTGGCCCGGATCCGCCGGCTGATGCTCCCCGGCGGCGTGATCGTCAACACCGGCCCGGAGCTCACCGTCTACACCGTGGACGAGTTCGTCGAGCCCCGCGAGAAGCTGCTGGCCGACGGCCGGCTGGTGGAGTTCAACGAGTGGGAGACCTCCGAGCGGACCGAGATCGCCGGACGCATCGCCTCGCGGTTCGGCGAGTACCGCAAGTCCGGGGTCCTGGACGGCGAACCCTTCGAGGGCGGCGGC
The window above is part of the Kitasatospora sp. HUAS MG31 genome. Proteins encoded here:
- a CDS encoding helix-turn-helix transcriptional regulator, which produces MDTVSVAVLSGDPISGAGVAAMLRPSPRVSLLPATRSAEADVLLVLTDEVTEDTLVCLERRAREAANPALRMVIVGDVVREQHLVRAVNYGVTSVIPRRDAAPEQLLRAVVGAAGGHAQLPGHGIAWLVEWVRAIQLDVLAPQGLTTTPLEVREVAVIRLLADGMETAAIAERLNYSERTIKNIIHSAMSRLGLRNRAHAVAYALRAGLI
- a CDS encoding GNAT family N-acetyltransferase codes for the protein MADSFLPALPPPYRCRPATAADARAEADLLAACEPAPPERAGSVDAGPVTSFGPGPGPDTLLVHDPAGRLAARARVSGGRRCTVHVHPAHRGRGLGGALLDWAETRARQAGGDRLGQTVPDEDLPAVALLRSRGYEPFVTQWLLEIALPAGHPVPAPPAGIAVRGFRPGDERDVHRLTEDAFAAWQSRRKPYEEWARLTVERDAFAPDLSPLALADGRPVGAVLALRHPDSGEGHIDRVAVRPDHRSRGIAGLLLREAFRRFHHQGLSTATLFTHSATGALPLYRHLGMTVRHSSTVYGKALRG
- a CDS encoding alpha/beta fold hydrolase encodes the protein MFFETADGTRLAYEDYGRGPAIVFVPSWALNSDMWEYQIPYFTDRGHRCVTLDRRGHGRSERPSTGYDLDTSADDLAALLDHLDLREVTLVGHSIGGAEVARYLSRHGEERIARVAFVSAVLPFLKLTEDNPEGVPEAVLQDTLDDFRTDRPQWFTRQAQAWYATHLKNRVSEALVDWTLRQCMSASPWATAQLLASSFHTDHRDGLRRISVPALVVHGGADFGAPPAVTGRRTAELIPGADYREYPTAGHGLFVTHRDQLNADLLEFVKS
- the pstS gene encoding phosphate ABC transporter substrate-binding protein PstS, which codes for MTRRTVSAVRLLAGTAALATLLSATGCGSDPAPTIALPSGASIACAGSGQLLGAGSTAQANAVDIWKTTFSAACPNVIVTYGGGGSGAGVQQFIQGKVAFAGSDAPLKPEEITATAQACPGGHGVDLPMAAGLISLAYNLDGVDHLVLDAPTISKIFNGQITDWNDPAITALNPGTTLPATGIQSFHRSDDSGTTANLTAYLAAASAGAWPYPPSKTWAGRGGQSANGSAGVAAQVKQVKGSIGYMELSFAQSNGLRSAAIATGAPQPADATAANAATTFAGSTVAGTGSDLALKLDYTTERPGAYPIVLVTYEIVCDKGNRASTLDALKAFLTYTISAPGQQAIGTVGYVPLPQEVASKVQAVIPTLS
- a CDS encoding DNA-binding protein, whose translation is MDAEHQDGLPTGIGAPATRALAQAGYTRLSELAGVPAAELKKLHGMGPKALGRLPEALEARGLSLG
- a CDS encoding RBBP9/YdeN family alpha/beta hydrolase gives rise to the protein MTVSPRFLVLPGYEGSGPEHWQSRWEAADPAFRRVEQADWDHPVLGDWLDALDRELASRTDPVVLVAHSLGCILAAHWAAERAGAKVAGALLVAPADIERAGVAVLDDFCPVPLNPLPFPSVVVAGSDDPWCTVERSQEFADAWGARFVLAGPYGHLNSASGLGDWPAGRELLDQLAG
- a CDS encoding DUF4440 domain-containing protein translates to MSKTEIDALTAEFFGAFDNRGGRPADVARIRRLMLPGGVIVNTGPELTVYTVDEFVEPREKLLADGRLVEFNEWETSERTEIAGRIASRFGEYRKSGVLDGEPFEGGGTKTIQFVRTPDGWRISAFAWYDQP